In a single window of the Flavivirga spongiicola genome:
- a CDS encoding SusC/RagA family TonB-linked outer membrane protein produces MKTFIFLFCTTVFSFNTENVFSQEKVKIDQDQLATIDQVFKIIQNQTDYDFIYPKRLFKNKPKIQLKKGEVLITELLKKSLLNNNMDFELSNGNIVIIKNDAKFNSVNSKENQGIQVSGIVSDMSGVPLPGANIIEKGTSNGTQADFDGKFSLNVTDANAILVVSFLGFVTQEIAVNNQTNVSIILEESTSHLEEVVIIGYGQRTRKTTTGAVGQISGEVLEERPITNVINGLQGAVPGLTINRSSGRPGGEGYSINIRGTNSINDGGNSPLILIDGVEGDINLLNPNDVKSTTVLKDASAAIYGARAAGGVILITTKTGRKNQAPQVTLTTNYSTNVRSNLTERVNLRQWVEMDWEAKTAAGASPQFAGGGTLDEVLAKIDAGAEPDDIGGNAFLFYKLEDWDKALFDDGTQKSHNVTISGGGERSDYLASAGFTRTDGILSNAWDSNERINFRFNHGYNLTDRLRLETKISYDRNRNLEGAATSNNIFALRNRVFTWLPIFSQSGENYVTQWGFGNPRQRANRDQGKRTRISEVLRGNFLLNYKITDGLKIYTQAAINRGVNTGKDFNAISLRWNYNDTSSGSTRSRNSLTQSSSESTYKNFTAYLDYHKQFGNKHDIGLTAGASHEENENSGFWASRQDFSQTEVLSLNLGDTENMENGANASHWAIRSFFGRLTYTFNSKYIAEINYRRDGTSVFSPDKRWGDFGGVSLAWLASEEKFIKNLNIFDHLKIRASQGTTGNQNLSTGNLYDYIALINIGGQYPFGDGEQAQSASEAGIVSQNRTWEDIKTTNIGIDFSFLNSKLSGSFDIFKKENDNMLLGVNLPSVLGGAAPAQNIGSLETKGFELSLNWKDTVSEDFSYSIGVILSDNTNKLIDLDGRDRVSDTREGYPLGTIFGWAWDGIIQNQVELNEYKKLENIPADIAIGDARYKDLNGDGRISTYDDDGNDADIINLGTNTSRYNFGINLAANYKNFDFSTFVQGVGKRSIFYSGSFSIPFQQPWWQPLRRFYQNTWQPENPTAKYPRLTTGGTREWNYRTSENTRVSGAYARFKNITLGYSIPTDVLEKVGISSLRFYLSGEDLFTIDAVDGGYDAENTNGSADFYPYTKRYSLGLTLTF; encoded by the coding sequence ATGAAGACGTTCATCTTTTTATTTTGTACTACTGTTTTTAGTTTCAATACAGAGAATGTGTTTTCTCAAGAGAAAGTGAAAATCGATCAAGATCAATTGGCTACAATCGATCAAGTATTTAAAATCATTCAAAACCAAACCGATTATGATTTTATTTACCCCAAAAGGCTATTTAAGAACAAGCCAAAGATTCAATTAAAAAAAGGTGAAGTTCTTATAACAGAGTTATTGAAAAAAAGCCTATTAAATAATAATATGGATTTTGAATTATCCAATGGTAATATTGTGATAATTAAAAATGATGCGAAATTTAATAGTGTTAATTCTAAAGAAAATCAGGGCATTCAGGTATCAGGTATTGTTTCAGATATGTCTGGAGTACCCCTGCCTGGAGCCAATATTATAGAAAAAGGGACCAGCAATGGTACTCAAGCCGATTTTGATGGTAAATTCTCATTAAATGTAACGGATGCAAATGCGATACTTGTTGTTTCTTTTTTAGGGTTTGTTACTCAGGAAATTGCAGTCAACAACCAAACAAATGTTTCTATAATACTTGAAGAATCTACAAGCCATCTAGAAGAAGTTGTGATAATTGGCTATGGTCAGCGTACTAGAAAAACAACCACAGGAGCAGTTGGACAAATTTCGGGAGAGGTGTTAGAGGAAAGACCTATAACAAATGTGATTAATGGTTTGCAGGGTGCAGTCCCAGGTCTAACAATCAATAGGTCAAGTGGAAGACCAGGAGGAGAAGGCTACTCTATAAATATAAGAGGTACTAACTCTATAAATGATGGTGGGAATTCACCTCTTATATTAATTGATGGTGTAGAAGGAGATATTAACTTATTAAACCCTAACGATGTTAAGTCTACTACCGTTTTAAAAGATGCTTCGGCAGCAATTTATGGAGCTAGAGCAGCTGGAGGGGTTATACTTATTACTACAAAAACCGGAAGAAAAAATCAAGCTCCACAAGTTACTTTAACTACCAATTATTCTACGAATGTTAGATCTAATTTAACAGAACGAGTAAACTTAAGACAATGGGTAGAAATGGACTGGGAAGCAAAAACGGCTGCTGGTGCATCTCCCCAGTTTGCAGGCGGAGGAACTTTAGATGAAGTTTTAGCAAAAATTGATGCTGGGGCTGAACCTGATGATATTGGCGGAAACGCTTTTTTGTTTTATAAACTAGAAGATTGGGACAAAGCCCTTTTTGATGATGGGACACAAAAAAGTCACAATGTTACTATAAGCGGTGGTGGAGAACGTTCAGATTATTTAGCATCTGCTGGATTTACTAGAACGGACGGAATATTAAGTAATGCCTGGGATTCTAATGAGCGTATTAATTTCCGTTTTAATCATGGTTACAATCTTACAGATCGTTTGCGATTAGAAACTAAGATTAGTTACGACCGTAATAGAAATTTAGAAGGTGCTGCTACTTCCAATAACATTTTTGCATTGAGAAATAGAGTTTTTACCTGGCTTCCTATATTTAGTCAATCTGGAGAGAACTATGTAACCCAATGGGGTTTTGGAAATCCTAGGCAACGAGCTAACAGAGATCAAGGTAAAAGAACTAGAATTTCGGAAGTATTAAGAGGGAATTTTTTACTAAACTATAAGATTACTGATGGTTTGAAGATTTACACTCAGGCTGCTATAAATAGAGGTGTTAACACTGGTAAAGATTTTAATGCGATTAGTTTAAGATGGAATTATAATGATACCTCTTCTGGAAGTACAAGGTCAAGGAATAGTTTAACGCAATCATCATCAGAGTCTACTTATAAAAACTTCACAGCATATTTAGATTATCATAAGCAATTCGGGAATAAACATGATATAGGTTTAACAGCTGGAGCAAGTCATGAAGAAAATGAAAATAGTGGTTTTTGGGCAAGTAGACAGGATTTTTCACAAACAGAAGTATTGAGCTTAAACTTAGGTGATACCGAAAACATGGAGAATGGAGCAAATGCTAGTCATTGGGCTATAAGATCATTTTTTGGAAGATTAACATATACTTTTAACTCAAAATATATTGCGGAAATAAATTATCGTAGAGATGGAACCTCCGTATTTTCTCCGGACAAAAGATGGGGTGATTTTGGAGGCGTAAGTCTAGCTTGGTTAGCCTCAGAAGAAAAGTTTATTAAAAACCTAAATATTTTTGATCATTTAAAAATTAGGGCATCACAAGGAACGACTGGAAATCAAAACTTAAGTACTGGAAACCTTTACGATTATATTGCACTTATCAATATTGGTGGCCAATACCCGTTTGGTGATGGAGAACAAGCTCAAAGTGCCTCAGAAGCAGGTATCGTATCACAGAACAGAACATGGGAAGATATAAAAACAACTAATATTGGAATTGACTTCTCTTTTTTAAACTCTAAGTTGTCAGGTTCATTCGATATTTTTAAAAAGGAAAACGACAACATGTTATTAGGGGTTAACTTACCTTCCGTTTTAGGAGGAGCTGCTCCAGCTCAAAACATAGGGAGTTTAGAAACCAAAGGTTTTGAATTAAGCTTAAATTGGAAGGATACAGTTTCCGAAGATTTTTCATATAGTATTGGTGTGATTTTAAGTGACAATACCAATAAGTTAATAGATTTAGATGGAAGAGATCGTGTAAGTGATACAAGAGAAGGGTATCCGTTAGGCACTATTTTTGGTTGGGCCTGGGATGGTATTATCCAAAATCAAGTCGAACTAAACGAGTATAAAAAGCTTGAAAACATCCCGGCCGATATAGCTATTGGTGATGCGCGATATAAAGATTTAAATGGAGACGGTAGAATTTCTACTTATGATGATGATGGTAATGATGCCGATATTATAAATTTAGGAACCAATACATCACGATATAACTTTGGTATCAATTTAGCAGCAAATTATAAAAATTTCGATTTTAGCACCTTTGTTCAAGGTGTTGGAAAAAGATCAATCTTTTATAGTGGTAGTTTTTCTATTCCTTTTCAACAGCCTTGGTGGCAGCCGTTAAGAAGATTTTATCAAAATACATGGCAACCAGAGAATCCAACAGCAAAATATCCAAGACTTACAACCGGAGGTACGAGGGAGTGGAATTATAGAACATCTGAGAATACTAGAGTAAGTGGCGCCTACGCTAGATTTAAAAATATTACCCTAGGTTACTCCATACCTACAGATGTCTTAGAAAAAGTAGGAATAAGTAGCTTGAGATTTTATTTAAGTGGAGAGGATTTATTTACTATAGATGCTGTAGATGGCGGATATGATGCAGAAAATACAAATGGGTCAGCCGATTTTTATCCTTATACCAAACGCTATTCTTTAGGTTTAACTTTAACATTCTAA
- a CDS encoding RagB/SusD family nutrient uptake outer membrane protein has protein sequence MKKNNIKILGLFAMIALILSCEKELDLAPLDQVSDASFWKSASDFEKAANAFYFSLRSAANGTYDQNSDITVGHSRNGTSAGQLLLDDGPGWGGAYGSIRAATRITENYELAEAIQSETKRYAAEARFFRAQTYHNLVRTFGGVPLIRTVLTLDSEELDAPRASREEVVAYILEDIDWAIANLPLESELASNEKGRVTQGAALALKSRMFLYEGTWAKYHATGADANSYFTHSINASQALIDSGEYEIYMGGSTDAAYRHLFIEEGEGSKESILARRYNEEREIFHNTSRWVSTNHNSPTKMLADMYVCTDGLPISISPLFQGYDTMASEFQNRDPRMSQTMIIPGSVVLNLGDDISIPNIGGSSGSTRSGYLPYKFFSDNEESQLGRCYYDYMVIRYAEVLLNHAEALYEKNGSISDSELDLTINQLRDRVGLTHLTNGLATGNALNMLWQIRNERTVELAYEGFRYDDLRRWKESENFLPVNLLGVKYDGTDFPVDGNGFIIADDEGSRSWDQKLYLYPIPVEQIKLNPNLTQNPGW, from the coding sequence ATGAAAAAAAATAATATAAAAATCTTAGGGCTATTTGCTATGATAGCTTTAATACTAAGTTGTGAAAAGGAATTAGATTTAGCACCTTTAGATCAAGTATCGGATGCTTCATTTTGGAAATCTGCAAGTGATTTTGAAAAGGCAGCTAATGCTTTTTATTTTTCATTAAGGAGTGCTGCTAATGGTACTTATGATCAAAATTCAGATATTACTGTAGGGCATTCAAGAAACGGTACCAGTGCTGGTCAACTACTTTTAGACGATGGTCCTGGTTGGGGTGGAGCTTATGGTAGCATTAGAGCAGCCACTAGAATAACTGAAAATTACGAACTGGCTGAAGCGATACAATCAGAAACTAAAAGATACGCAGCCGAAGCACGCTTTTTCAGAGCGCAAACTTATCATAATTTAGTGCGTACTTTTGGAGGTGTTCCATTAATTAGAACTGTTTTAACTTTAGATTCTGAAGAATTAGATGCTCCAAGAGCTTCTAGAGAAGAAGTCGTAGCTTATATTTTAGAAGATATAGACTGGGCTATTGCTAATTTGCCTTTAGAAAGCGAACTAGCCAGTAATGAAAAAGGACGGGTAACGCAAGGCGCCGCTTTGGCTTTAAAATCAAGAATGTTTTTATATGAAGGAACCTGGGCTAAATATCATGCAACAGGAGCCGATGCCAATTCATATTTTACACATTCTATAAACGCCTCGCAAGCTCTAATAGATTCTGGTGAGTACGAAATTTATATGGGTGGTTCAACAGATGCTGCCTATAGACATCTATTTATTGAGGAAGGTGAAGGGAGTAAGGAGTCTATTTTGGCAAGACGTTATAATGAAGAACGGGAAATATTTCATAACACTTCCAGATGGGTTTCTACAAATCATAATTCCCCAACCAAAATGTTGGCAGATATGTATGTATGTACGGATGGTTTACCTATTAGTATTTCTCCATTATTTCAAGGCTATGATACTATGGCCTCAGAATTTCAAAACAGAGACCCAAGAATGTCACAAACGATGATAATTCCTGGCTCCGTAGTTCTCAATCTTGGAGATGATATTTCCATACCTAATATTGGTGGAAGCTCTGGAAGTACCAGATCGGGTTATTTACCCTATAAATTTTTCTCAGATAACGAAGAGTCTCAATTGGGTAGATGTTATTATGATTATATGGTTATCCGTTATGCAGAGGTGTTATTAAATCATGCAGAGGCTTTATATGAGAAAAACGGAAGCATTTCTGACTCAGAATTGGATTTAACCATAAATCAATTGAGAGATCGTGTTGGGTTAACACATTTAACCAATGGTTTAGCTACTGGAAATGCTTTAAATATGCTTTGGCAGATTAGAAATGAAAGAACTGTAGAGTTAGCTTACGAAGGCTTTAGATATGATGATTTAAGACGATGGAAAGAATCAGAAAATTTTCTTCCTGTTAATTTACTAGGTGTGAAATATGACGGTACTGATTTTCCTGTTGATGGCAATGGTTTTATTATTGCCGATGATGAAGGTAGTAGATCTTGGGATCAAAAATTGTACTTATATCCAATCCCTGTCGAGCAAATTAAACTTAATCCGAACCTAACACAAAACCCAGGGTGGTAA
- a CDS encoding discoidin domain-containing protein, protein MKNNILYLIILCLVCTNCDIPLDYQYRVDNRLEGKDELTLTHSNPATGLAYTEAELAALNYDPTLEDFFIDNVDLTLTIQAQPLTVEVINTSTSNVIATLDVTENNGSYIANFSSTVAEMGVGIGDNVKIAFKVTYDNKGEEGFDYNAVLSYDFIIRDKSPNLALNKPATASAEAWGTVAASAVDGVQNGGYPNIIHTNEADGEDSWFEVDLGAVVNVRQVNIWNRADCCADRLTNYHIFISETPFTASTVQGIQAQAGVTDVHEEGTAGFPSKHEGINVNGRYVRLQLDSTSGSRSINMAEFEVY, encoded by the coding sequence ATGAAAAACAACATATTATACTTAATAATTTTGTGTTTAGTATGCACAAATTGTGATATCCCATTAGACTATCAATATAGAGTAGATAATAGATTAGAAGGAAAGGATGAGTTAACGCTTACTCATTCTAACCCTGCAACAGGTCTTGCATACACGGAAGCTGAATTAGCAGCATTAAATTATGATCCAACCCTGGAGGACTTTTTTATTGACAATGTAGATTTAACATTAACCATACAAGCACAACCCTTAACTGTTGAGGTGATAAATACTAGTACATCAAATGTTATAGCCACTTTAGATGTTACGGAAAATAATGGAAGTTATATAGCCAATTTTTCCTCAACAGTTGCAGAAATGGGAGTAGGTATTGGTGATAATGTCAAAATAGCTTTTAAAGTTACTTATGACAATAAAGGTGAAGAAGGATTTGACTATAATGCCGTACTATCTTATGATTTTATAATTAGAGATAAATCACCTAACCTAGCACTAAATAAACCTGCAACCGCCTCTGCTGAAGCTTGGGGAACAGTTGCAGCCAGTGCAGTTGATGGTGTTCAAAACGGAGGTTACCCAAATATTATTCATACCAATGAAGCAGACGGAGAAGATTCTTGGTTTGAAGTAGATTTAGGAGCTGTTGTTAATGTTAGACAGGTTAATATATGGAATAGAGCTGATTGTTGTGCAGATCGTTTAACCAATTACCACATATTTATTTCTGAAACACCATTTACAGCTTCAACAGTGCAAGGAATACAAGCACAAGCAGGTGTAACTGATGTTCACGAAGAAGGTACAGCAGGTTTTCCTTCCAAGCATGAAGGTATTAATGTAAATGGAAGGTATGTACGCCTTCAACTCGACTCGACTTCTGGTAGCAGATCCATAAATATGGCTGAGTTTGAGGTGTATTAA
- a CDS encoding cysteine peptidase family C39 domain-containing protein has translation MDNCIQATKKILTSHDIKHTSKYLKDSILSHPDYPSLLSISDTLEKYYIETLAVKLDFEKLLEMPLPSIVQVKVKRQHLFFVLKSVFDNKVSYYDNKNKLIESSKEDFLKIWTGICLLVETTEDSKEKDIEKKITSRRTLNILIGSIALLLLSWTVIVFFNSEVRINTSSTFYTITYTFLKFIGITVGVFLLWFDVDQYNPTLQSFCMGDSKKTNCNAVLGSKHAKLLDGTLSLSLLSFSYFFGTLSFLLVYDFLPTALAILEVLSFISIPILIISIYYQAVVIKQWCKFCIIIQGVLIAEIVISFFSKFYKIPIENETLPLLWALLLIPILGWKVIKPLLEQEKETNVYKRLLKKIKNNPDVLEGLLIKSRKIEGTTEGLGISINQEKKVKYHVVKVCNPYCGPCAKAHPILEDLVNAGKINLQILFTARSSKDTKGKPVSHFLAIDEQGNKTKTQQALDDWYHAEEKDYEVFASKYPMNGELEKQNNKIEAMRNWCEAEHITHTPTIFINEYELPKEYSVEDLKEVLQ, from the coding sequence ATGGATAATTGTATACAAGCGACTAAAAAAATATTGACTTCACATGATATAAAACATACCTCAAAATATTTAAAAGATAGTATTCTGTCTCATCCAGATTACCCCAGTTTATTATCTATATCGGATACTCTAGAAAAGTACTATATCGAAACTTTAGCAGTAAAATTAGATTTCGAAAAACTTTTAGAAATGCCATTGCCTTCTATTGTTCAAGTGAAAGTTAAAAGGCAACATTTGTTTTTTGTGTTAAAAAGTGTGTTCGATAACAAAGTTTCCTATTACGATAATAAGAATAAATTAATAGAATCTTCTAAAGAAGACTTTTTAAAAATATGGACAGGTATTTGTTTATTAGTTGAAACAACTGAAGATTCTAAGGAAAAAGACATAGAAAAAAAGATTACTTCAAGACGAACATTAAACATTTTAATAGGAAGTATTGCTTTGTTATTGTTGAGTTGGACTGTGATTGTTTTTTTTAATTCTGAAGTGAGAATCAATACATCTTCCACATTTTACACTATTACCTACACTTTTTTAAAATTCATAGGAATAACCGTAGGTGTGTTTTTGTTATGGTTTGATGTAGACCAATACAATCCTACCTTGCAAAGTTTTTGTATGGGTGATAGCAAAAAAACTAATTGTAATGCCGTGTTGGGTTCAAAACACGCCAAGTTATTAGATGGAACACTTAGCTTAAGTCTTTTAAGCTTTTCTTATTTTTTTGGAACATTATCTTTTTTACTAGTTTATGATTTTTTACCAACTGCATTAGCCATATTAGAAGTATTGAGTTTTATAAGCATACCAATTCTAATCATTTCAATCTATTATCAGGCAGTAGTTATAAAACAATGGTGTAAGTTCTGCATCATTATTCAAGGGGTGCTTATTGCTGAAATTGTAATTTCTTTTTTCAGTAAGTTTTATAAAATTCCAATAGAAAATGAAACACTTCCTTTACTATGGGCTCTATTATTAATTCCAATACTAGGTTGGAAAGTTATAAAACCGCTGTTAGAACAAGAAAAAGAAACCAATGTATATAAACGCTTGCTAAAAAAAATAAAAAACAATCCAGATGTTTTAGAAGGCTTATTAATAAAATCCAGAAAAATAGAAGGAACTACAGAAGGTTTGGGAATTTCAATTAACCAAGAAAAAAAAGTTAAATACCATGTTGTAAAAGTATGTAATCCTTATTGTGGACCCTGTGCCAAAGCACACCCAATTTTAGAAGATTTGGTGAACGCAGGTAAAATAAATTTACAAATATTATTTACAGCTAGGTCTAGTAAGGATACCAAGGGTAAACCAGTAAGTCATTTTTTAGCTATAGATGAACAAGGAAATAAAACTAAAACCCAACAAGCCCTAGACGATTGGTATCATGCTGAAGAAAAAGATTATGAAGTATTTGCAAGTAAATATCCCATGAACGGAGAACTTGAGAAACAAAACAATAAAATAGAAGCGATGAGAAACTGGTGCGAAGCAGAACATATTACACATACACCTACCATATTTATTAATGAGTATGAGTTGCCTAAAGAATATAGTGTAGAAGATTTAAAAGAAGTATTACAGTAA
- a CDS encoding peptidase domain-containing ABC transporter — MKKPFPFYKQPDGKDCGPTCLRIIAKHYGKLISLQDVRDLSETTRAGSNLLKLSDASEAIGFKSLGVKLDFNKLKEAPLPLIVHWNKNHFVVVYKIKKDVVYISDPSYGLITYPKAEFIPRWMGNNATEDTKEGIALLLEVTPKFKELDWEETDKKSFRFLFQYLFKYKNLLLQLVIGLLVGSMLQLIFPFLTQSIVDVGIQNQDIDFIYMVLIAQIMLFLGQTSVGIFRSWILLHLSTRINISLVSDFFIKLMNLPIAYFDSRMTGDIMQRINDHSRIESLLTGSTLNTLFSMVNLFVFGAVLLYYSTSIFFIFAIGSIVYVLWILFFLKRRKELDYKRFSQMSQEQSTVIELINGMQEIKMNNAEKQKRWKWEYVQARLFKVSMQSLTLEQTQGVGSSFINQAKNILITFTSALLVIEGNITLGMMLSIQYIIGQLNGPIGQLVSFVQIIQDAKISLERLGEIHDKEDEESKQKHLISDIKPDQDLKLKNATYRYMGNDENVIKGISMQIPSNKITAIVGASGSGKTTLMKILLKFYNIEKGNIMYGEHYLKALSYKAWRANCGVVMQEGYVFNDTIAYNIAVGEDIIDEERLIQATKVANIYDFIQSLPLGFNTKIGNEGVGVSTGQKQRLFIARAVYKNPNLLFFDEATSALDAKNERIIMENLNKFFKDKTVVIIAHRLSTVKNADQIIVLDDGKIKESGKHRELIEQRGFYYNLVKNQLELEKLSSETADA, encoded by the coding sequence TTGAAAAAACCTTTTCCTTTTTACAAACAACCAGATGGTAAAGACTGTGGTCCTACTTGTTTGCGAATTATAGCAAAGCACTATGGTAAATTAATTTCATTGCAAGATGTAAGAGATTTATCAGAGACTACAAGAGCAGGAAGTAATCTTTTAAAACTTAGTGATGCATCAGAAGCCATCGGGTTTAAATCGTTGGGTGTTAAGTTAGATTTCAATAAGCTTAAAGAAGCTCCTTTACCTCTTATTGTACATTGGAACAAAAACCATTTTGTGGTCGTCTATAAAATAAAAAAAGATGTGGTATATATATCGGACCCTTCTTATGGTTTGATTACCTATCCCAAAGCCGAGTTTATTCCCCGTTGGATGGGGAATAATGCTACAGAGGATACCAAAGAAGGAATTGCATTGTTGTTAGAAGTTACTCCTAAATTTAAAGAATTGGACTGGGAAGAGACCGACAAAAAGTCGTTTCGTTTTCTGTTTCAATATTTGTTTAAATACAAAAATCTGTTGTTGCAATTGGTTATAGGTTTGTTGGTAGGAAGTATGCTCCAATTAATCTTTCCTTTTTTAACCCAAAGTATTGTAGATGTTGGGATCCAAAACCAAGATATTGATTTTATCTATATGGTTTTAATTGCTCAAATCATGTTGTTTTTGGGACAAACCAGTGTCGGTATTTTTAGAAGTTGGATTTTATTGCACCTAAGTACTCGAATTAATATTTCGTTAGTCTCTGATTTTTTTATAAAATTGATGAATCTTCCCATTGCATATTTCGATTCTAGAATGACAGGAGATATCATGCAACGAATTAACGATCACAGTCGTATAGAAAGTTTATTAACAGGGTCTACATTAAACACCCTGTTTTCCATGGTGAATTTATTTGTTTTTGGAGCAGTTCTTCTTTATTACAGCACCTCTATTTTTTTCATATTTGCTATTGGAAGCATCGTTTATGTTCTGTGGATTTTATTCTTTTTAAAACGTAGAAAAGAATTGGATTACAAACGTTTTTCTCAAATGAGTCAAGAGCAAAGTACCGTTATAGAGCTTATTAATGGGATGCAAGAAATAAAAATGAACAATGCAGAAAAACAAAAACGTTGGAAATGGGAATACGTCCAAGCTCGTTTGTTTAAAGTTTCCATGCAAAGTTTGACATTGGAACAAACTCAAGGAGTCGGTTCTTCATTTATAAACCAAGCTAAAAATATTCTCATAACTTTTACTTCAGCGTTGTTGGTTATCGAAGGGAATATCACATTGGGTATGATGTTATCCATTCAATATATTATTGGGCAGTTAAACGGTCCTATTGGGCAATTGGTGAGTTTCGTACAAATCATACAAGATGCTAAAATAAGTTTAGAACGCCTAGGAGAAATACATGATAAAGAAGATGAAGAAAGTAAACAGAAACATTTAATTTCTGACATAAAACCCGATCAGGATTTAAAACTCAAGAATGCTACCTATAGATACATGGGGAATGACGAAAATGTTATTAAGGGAATTAGTATGCAAATTCCTTCCAATAAAATTACCGCTATAGTTGGAGCTAGTGGGAGTGGTAAAACCACCTTAATGAAAATTCTTTTAAAATTTTATAATATCGAAAAAGGAAATATTATGTATGGCGAGCATTATTTAAAAGCACTATCATACAAAGCGTGGCGTGCCAATTGCGGCGTGGTGATGCAAGAAGGCTATGTGTTTAACGATACCATTGCCTATAACATTGCTGTAGGCGAAGATATCATAGACGAAGAACGTTTAATACAAGCTACAAAAGTGGCTAACATTTATGATTTTATACAATCTCTCCCTTTGGGTTTTAACACTAAAATAGGGAATGAAGGCGTAGGTGTAAGTACCGGGCAAAAACAGCGTTTATTTATTGCTAGGGCTGTTTATAAAAATCCTAATTTGTTGTTTTTTGATGAAGCAACGTCTGCTTTAGATGCGAAAAATGAACGTATCATCATGGAGAATTTAAATAAGTTCTTTAAAGATAAAACAGTTGTTATTATTGCTCATCGTTTAAGTACTGTTAAAAATGCAGATCAAATTATAGTTCTTGATGATGGCAAGATAAAAGAATCTGGTAAGCACAGAGAATTGATAGAACAACGAGGATTCTATTACAATTTAGTAAAAAATCAATTAGAATTAGAAAAATTAAGTAGCGAGACAGCAGATGCCTAA
- a CDS encoding HlyD family secretion protein — MPKKEKQDNLNLRSEEVQEILTNPPIWIVRWGITLIFMFTCIILTLSFIIKYPDFVTAKILVTTKQPAEKIISRYSGQLDKVFIKNRDTVKADQKLAIIKNTASFEDVYLLKEITDTIPLNLKNFQFPFEKTSHLILGDISAAYLGFEKSYTDYFLLKDLDPYTNQLGGNKASLQEIKNRLRNQITQKKLLEQEFVLKQTDLDRNKHLFKKGVISEQTYESKQLEFIQMQKSISSMAISISQMREAISSANRTLKSTHISEQEDNTRFLNNLSQSYDLLKEAIRKWEYDYVLKSSINGVISFQDYWGVNQFVNSGNIVFSILPTDTSNLVGKLVIPAQNAGKVSIGQKVFIKLDNYPYQQYGMLIGKVMNFSISPNNEGNYTVFISLPKGTKTSYNKTFKFTQELLGNAEIITENLSVAERMFYKFREVITYN, encoded by the coding sequence ATGCCTAAAAAAGAAAAACAAGATAATTTAAATTTAAGATCAGAAGAAGTTCAAGAAATTTTGACCAACCCACCTATATGGATTGTACGTTGGGGTATCACACTGATTTTTATGTTCACATGTATTATTTTGACGCTATCTTTTATAATTAAATACCCAGATTTTGTAACGGCAAAAATATTGGTTACCACTAAACAACCAGCAGAAAAAATAATCTCTAGATATTCAGGACAATTAGACAAAGTTTTTATAAAGAATAGAGATACGGTTAAAGCCGATCAAAAATTAGCGATTATAAAAAATACAGCCAGTTTTGAAGATGTTTATTTGTTAAAAGAAATTACAGATACCATTCCTTTAAATTTAAAAAACTTTCAATTTCCTTTTGAAAAAACATCTCACCTTATATTAGGCGATATAAGTGCAGCCTATCTAGGTTTTGAAAAAAGTTATACAGATTACTTTTTGCTAAAAGATTTAGATCCTTATACGAATCAATTAGGCGGAAATAAAGCCTCGTTACAAGAAATAAAGAATAGACTTCGAAATCAGATTACTCAAAAAAAACTTTTAGAACAGGAATTTGTTTTAAAACAAACAGACTTAGATAGAAATAAACATTTATTTAAAAAAGGGGTAATTTCCGAGCAAACTTATGAGTCCAAACAGTTAGAATTTATACAGATGCAAAAAAGCATAAGTTCGATGGCTATTTCTATATCTCAAATGAGAGAAGCTATTTCATCTGCTAACAGAACTTTAAAGAGTACACATATAAGCGAACAAGAGGACAACACGCGATTTCTAAATAATTTAAGTCAATCTTATGATTTACTTAAAGAAGCCATTAGAAAGTGGGAATATGATTATGTGTTGAAATCTTCTATAAATGGTGTTATTAGTTTTCAAGATTATTGGGGGGTTAATCAATTTGTTAACTCAGGAAATATTGTTTTTTCTATTTTGCCTACAGATACTTCCAATCTAGTTGGTAAGTTGGTAATTCCTGCCCAAAATGCTGGTAAAGTAAGTATAGGACAGAAAGTATTTATAAAATTAGATAATTATCCTTATCAACAGTACGGGATGCTTATTGGTAAAGTAATGAATTTCTCCATATCCCCTAATAATGAAGGTAACTATACGGTTTTTATTTCCTTACCTAAAGGGACAAAAACATCTTATAATAAAACCTTTAAGTTTACTCAAGAGCTTCTTGGTAATGCCGAAATTATTACAGAAAACCTAAGTGTTGCCGAACGGATGTTCTATAAGTTTAGAGAGGTTATAACTTATAATTGA